In Sediminispirochaeta bajacaliforniensis DSM 16054, the DNA window AAAGAAGGTGAGTGGAGCTACATATGGATAAAATAAGGATTGGTTCCGTCGGGCTGGGGCGATTGGGACTTAGGCACGCTGAAAACCTTGCTTCCAAGATCGTTGGGACACAATTGGTGGCGCTCTGCGACGTTGACGACCGAAAGCTTGAAGATACAGCGAATCGCCTGGGTGTTGCTCATCGTTTTTCCGACTTTGAAGCAATGCTCAAACTTCCGGAACTTGATGCCGTACTCATTGCCTCTCCTTCGGCTCTTCATACCGGGCAGATTGCTTCCGCCTTAGCCGCTGGCAAGCATGTATTTACGGAAAAACCCTTGGGGGTTACCGTAGAGGAGTGTAGGGCGGCCGAGAAGGCTGTCGAAAGACATCCCGACAGAGTCTTCATGATCGGCTTTATGCGCCGTTTCGACGACTCTTACATGTACGCCCATGAGAAGGTGATTTCTGGGCAGATCGGTCGTCCGATTCTCTTTCGTTCATACAGCCAGGACCCTGAAAAGTTTATCGACGGGGCCATAGCCTTTGCTCCCCATAGTGGGGGGGAATTCCTCGACATGGCGGTTCACGATATCGATCTTGCCCGCTGGTTCCTGCAGGATGAGCCGGAAAGTGTCTATGCCATCGGCGGCTGTTATGCCCATCCTGAGTTTGCACAATATAAGGACGGCGATAATGTTTCCTGCCTGATGAAATTCCGCAACGAGGCAATGGCTTTTCTTTTCGCCGGGAGAACCGCTCCCCACGGTTATAATGTGGAAACCGAGATCATCGGAACGAAGGGAACCTTGCGAATCGCATCTGTCCCCCAGAAAAATCTCGTGGAGGTTCTCGATTCCCATGGCGTTCGCAGAGAGTGCAGCGAAAATTTCCTTGAGCGATTTTCCGCAAGCTATGTAAACGAGGTGCAGGAGTTTATCGACTCCATTCGCTATAGACGAAAACCGGCGGTAACGGTGTATGATGGTACAAAGGTGAGCGAAATCGCCTACAGATGTAAAGAGGCATTTGAAAGTGGCGTTATGCTGAGGTTTTAAATGGAAGATTCGCAGGTTACCATCAAAGACATTGCTAAAATAGCCGGAGTGAGTTTTTCTACGGTTTCCCGTTCCCTGAACAATAGTCCGCTGGTTGCGGAAAAGACAAGACGCCGAATTTCCGAGATAGCGGATGAACTCGGCTTCGAGTTCAATGCTTCGGCCCGCGGGCTGATTACAAAACAGGTGGGAACCGTAGGAATCATTCTTCCCGACCAATATACCGAAGTGGCGGTGAATGTCTATCACGGCATGTTGATGAATAGCCTGCGGACGATTCTCGAAAAGAAGGATGTCGATCTTATCGTTTCCTACGAAAAGAATCATTTCACCGGGAAGAACAATATTGTACGCCTGGTGACTCGAAATAAGGTCGACGGGCTTATTATTCTCGTAGAAACCATTCAGAAGGAGACTCTCGACTTTCTCGAATCGAAAAACATTCCCTTTGTCTGTACCCATTATCCCCCCATCGAGATACTCAAGGATCAGGATGTCGTGTACACCGATCATCTGGCCGGGGGCCGGATGATCGCCGAGTACTTTCTTGAAAGCGGCAGAAATTCTTTTCTGATTCTTGCCCAGGATATTGATCCACTTGAGTTTAAGATGCGGGAGGATGGGTTTAGAGATACGGTAGAGCGGGCAGGTAAACCGGTAAAAAGGTTGACCTGTAAAAAGGGATTCGACACGGCATACCTTGCCGTGAAACATTCCCCGGATCTCCTCGATGGTGTGGATGCGCTTTTTGCAATGAACGACATCATGGCCCTGGGGGCAATGAAGGGGCTCAAGGAGCTTGGTTTCAGAATCCCTGAGGATATTGCGGTGGTCGGTTACGATGACATTGATTTTGCCAAATATAGTGATCCACCGCTCTCTTCCATCCACCAGCCGAGGGAAGAGCTTGCCGTTCTCTCTTGTGAACGACTCTTTTTTCAGATGGAGAAGCAGAAATCAGGCATGCCGATGATGAAAAAGCGTATCACCATTCAACCCGTACTCATTGTAAGGGAATCATCGTAAGAGAAGGATCGAACCAAAACTATGATAGTAAAGAACGAACATGAAAAGCATTATGGGTATACCCCAATTACCGAACGGAAAGGGAAGCATCAGGAACTGCTTCTCGATTTTGGAATCCTGCGGCTAAGGGCGGGAGAGCGTTGGAGCGATAGTTCCGATACCGAACGGGCCCTCCTCCTTATTGAAGGAGAGGTCGTGTTCGAATGGGAAGGAAAAAGCTTCCATGCAACGCGAAACTCCTGCTTTGACGAAACTCCGATTGTGCTCCATCTCCCTCGTTCGGTTAAGGCCTCTGTGACCGCAAAAAAGGAGAGCGAGATTGCCCTCGAGATGTGCGAGAATCCCCAGGCTTTCGAGCCCAAGCTTTACGACAAGGGAGATACGCGAAGCGACATCTTCGGAGGAGGGACCCTGAACGAAACCTCTATCCGCACCGTCAGAACCGTCTTCGACGGTGAGATCGCTCCCTATTCAAATATGGTGATGGGAGAGGTAATAAACCATCCCGGCAAATGGTCGAGCTATCCCCCCCATGATCATCCTCAGCCAGAGATCTACTATTACCATTTCTTCCCGAAACAGGGGTTCGGTGTTTCTCTTCTGGAAGACGACGCCTTTATCGTGAAAGACGGAGACACCAGTCTGATCCACCCCGATAAAACCCACTCTCAGGTGGCGGCCCCCGGCTATGCCATGTATTACATCTGGATGATCCCCCATCTTCCCAATGACCGCTGGCTGCCGACCACCCGATACTATCGCCAGGAGCATCAGTGGCTTTTGGAAAAAGATGTGAAAATCTGGCCTGAACGAAAAAAAACGGAGGATAAAGCATGAAAACTGTTAGACTTACGGTTGGGCAAGCGATTGTTCGTTTTCTTGACAACCAGTATATTTCAACAGATGGAAAGGAAGAGAAGTACGT includes these proteins:
- the iolG gene encoding inositol 2-dehydrogenase, whose product is MDKIRIGSVGLGRLGLRHAENLASKIVGTQLVALCDVDDRKLEDTANRLGVAHRFSDFEAMLKLPELDAVLIASPSALHTGQIASALAAGKHVFTEKPLGVTVEECRAAEKAVERHPDRVFMIGFMRRFDDSYMYAHEKVISGQIGRPILFRSYSQDPEKFIDGAIAFAPHSGGEFLDMAVHDIDLARWFLQDEPESVYAIGGCYAHPEFAQYKDGDNVSCLMKFRNEAMAFLFAGRTAPHGYNVETEIIGTKGTLRIASVPQKNLVEVLDSHGVRRECSENFLERFSASYVNEVQEFIDSIRYRRKPAVTVYDGTKVSEIAYRCKEAFESGVMLRF
- a CDS encoding LacI family DNA-binding transcriptional regulator, encoding MEDSQVTIKDIAKIAGVSFSTVSRSLNNSPLVAEKTRRRISEIADELGFEFNASARGLITKQVGTVGIILPDQYTEVAVNVYHGMLMNSLRTILEKKDVDLIVSYEKNHFTGKNNIVRLVTRNKVDGLIILVETIQKETLDFLESKNIPFVCTHYPPIEILKDQDVVYTDHLAGGRMIAEYFLESGRNSFLILAQDIDPLEFKMREDGFRDTVERAGKPVKRLTCKKGFDTAYLAVKHSPDLLDGVDALFAMNDIMALGAMKGLKELGFRIPEDIAVVGYDDIDFAKYSDPPLSSIHQPREELAVLSCERLFFQMEKQKSGMPMMKKRITIQPVLIVRESS
- a CDS encoding 5-deoxy-glucuronate isomerase; the encoded protein is MIVKNEHEKHYGYTPITERKGKHQELLLDFGILRLRAGERWSDSSDTERALLLIEGEVVFEWEGKSFHATRNSCFDETPIVLHLPRSVKASVTAKKESEIALEMCENPQAFEPKLYDKGDTRSDIFGGGTLNETSIRTVRTVFDGEIAPYSNMVMGEVINHPGKWSSYPPHDHPQPEIYYYHFFPKQGFGVSLLEDDAFIVKDGDTSLIHPDKTHSQVAAPGYAMYYIWMIPHLPNDRWLPTTRYYRQEHQWLLEKDVKIWPERKKTEDKA